From Amycolatopsis sp. cg9, one genomic window encodes:
- a CDS encoding WXG100 family type VII secretion target yields the protein MPDGAGIVVNYATIHAAAEDCSTTGNELQQAFDRLKDDLKPLVTTWTGAAKDQYDQAQRNWDQKFEDLKQVLAQIAAALPQIADGYQSTDKAVEGLF from the coding sequence ATGCCTGATGGCGCCGGCATTGTCGTCAATTACGCCACCATCCACGCGGCCGCCGAAGACTGCAGCACCACCGGCAACGAGCTGCAGCAGGCCTTCGACCGCCTGAAGGACGACCTCAAGCCGCTGGTCACCACCTGGACCGGTGCCGCGAAGGACCAGTACGACCAGGCCCAGCGCAACTGGGACCAGAAGTTCGAAGACCTGAAGCAGGTTCTGGCGCAGATCGCCGCCGCCCTGCCGCAGATCGCCGACGGCTACCAGAGCACGGACAAGGCCGTCGAGGGCCTGTTCTGA
- the rpsI gene encoding 30S ribosomal protein S9, producing MTSTETETPEVVEATEATETGAVATSETPVATSESEAAPRPSRAAGGNAQTVGRRKEAVVRVRVVPGTGQFKLNGRTLEEYFPNKVHQQLIKDPLVLVEKPDSFDIFANLHGGGVSGQAGALRLAIARALIEVDADDRPALKKAGFLTRDARATERKKYGLKKARKAPQYSKR from the coding sequence GTGACCAGCACCGAGACCGAGACCCCCGAGGTCGTTGAGGCCACCGAGGCGACCGAGACCGGCGCCGTGGCCACCAGCGAGACCCCGGTCGCCACCAGCGAGTCGGAGGCCGCGCCGCGGCCGTCGCGTGCCGCCGGCGGCAACGCGCAGACCGTCGGCCGCCGCAAGGAAGCCGTCGTCCGCGTGCGGGTCGTGCCCGGCACCGGGCAGTTCAAGCTCAACGGCCGCACCCTCGAGGAGTACTTCCCGAACAAGGTGCACCAGCAGCTCATCAAGGACCCGCTGGTCCTGGTCGAGAAGCCGGACTCGTTCGACATCTTCGCCAACCTGCACGGTGGCGGCGTTTCGGGCCAGGCGGGCGCGCTGCGCCTCGCGATCGCCCGTGCGCTCATCGAGGTCGACGCCGACGACCGCCCGGCCCTCAAGAAGGCCGGCTTCCTGACCCGTGACGCGCGCGCCACGGAGCGGAAGAAGTACGGCCTCAAGAAGGCCCGCAAGGCCCCGCAGTACAGCAAGCGCTGA
- the glmM gene encoding phosphoglucosamine mutase: MARLFGTDGVRGLANAELTPELALALAASAARVLAAHDRSHRPVAVVGRDPRASGEMLEAAVVAGLTSAGADVRLVGVLPTPAVAYLVGALEADLGVMISASHNPMPDNGIKLFAAGGHKLPDGIEDEIEAGLSAGAVRPTGIGVGRVTAVEDALDRYAAHLLSATPHSLAGLKVVVDCANGASSGAAPEVYRRAGAEVVALHADPDGVNINEHCGSNHPEKLREAVVAHAADLGIAHDGDADRCVAVDSAGELVDGDQIMAVLALALADAGELTKDTLVATVMSNLGLHLAMKANGVNVVTTAVGDRYVLEELRASGLALGGEQSGHVVLPAHATTGDGLLTALRLMSRMAETGKSLADLAAVMNRLPQVLVNVPVADKAAVAGSTEVRDAVGAVEAELGEEGRVLLRPSGTEQLVRVMVEAPAQATAQAAADRLAGVVSAVS; encoded by the coding sequence ATGGCACGCCTGTTCGGTACCGACGGGGTACGTGGCCTGGCCAACGCCGAGCTGACGCCGGAGCTGGCGCTCGCGCTGGCGGCCAGCGCCGCCCGGGTGCTCGCCGCGCACGACCGCTCGCACCGGCCGGTCGCCGTCGTCGGCCGCGACCCGCGCGCCAGCGGCGAGATGCTCGAAGCCGCGGTGGTGGCGGGCCTCACGTCCGCCGGGGCCGACGTCCGCCTCGTCGGCGTCCTTCCCACGCCCGCGGTCGCGTACCTGGTCGGCGCGCTCGAAGCCGACCTCGGCGTGATGATCTCCGCGTCGCACAACCCGATGCCGGACAACGGCATCAAGCTCTTCGCCGCGGGCGGGCACAAGCTCCCCGACGGCATCGAGGACGAGATCGAGGCCGGCCTCTCCGCCGGCGCGGTCCGCCCGACCGGCATCGGCGTCGGGCGCGTCACCGCCGTCGAGGACGCGCTCGACCGCTACGCCGCCCACCTGCTGAGCGCGACCCCGCACTCGCTCGCCGGGCTGAAGGTCGTCGTCGACTGCGCGAACGGTGCGTCGTCGGGCGCCGCGCCCGAGGTCTACCGCCGGGCGGGCGCCGAGGTCGTGGCGCTGCACGCCGACCCGGACGGCGTCAACATCAACGAGCACTGCGGCTCCAACCACCCCGAGAAGCTGCGCGAGGCGGTCGTCGCGCACGCCGCCGACCTCGGCATCGCGCACGACGGCGACGCCGACCGCTGCGTGGCCGTCGACTCCGCCGGCGAGCTCGTCGACGGCGACCAGATCATGGCGGTGCTGGCGCTCGCGCTGGCCGACGCCGGTGAGCTGACCAAGGACACCCTGGTCGCGACCGTGATGAGCAACCTGGGCCTGCACCTGGCGATGAAGGCCAACGGCGTCAACGTCGTGACGACGGCGGTCGGCGACCGGTACGTCCTCGAGGAGCTCCGCGCCAGCGGTCTCGCCCTCGGCGGCGAGCAGTCCGGCCACGTCGTGCTCCCGGCCCACGCCACCACCGGCGACGGCCTGCTGACCGCGTTGCGCCTGATGAGCCGCATGGCCGAGACGGGCAAGTCCCTCGCCGACCTCGCGGCCGTGATGAACCGGCTGCCGCAGGTGCTGGTGAACGTCCCGGTCGCGGACAAGGCGGCGGTCGCCGGCTCCACCGAGGTCCGCGACGCCGTCGGCGCGGTCGAAGCCGAGCTGGGCGAGGAGGGCCGGGTGCTGCTGCGCCCGTCCGGTACCGAGCAGCTGGTCCGCGTGATGGTCGAGGCCCCGGCCCAGGCCACCGCCCAGGCGGCGGCCGACCGGCTGGCCGGCGTGGTCTCCGCGGTCTCGTAA
- a CDS encoding cytochrome P450 has translation MDQFEEHGIGVVTGRDASARALRSPDLTSDPGGGSPSVLLRDGEDHTRLRGVLREIIAGLEPLPAPVLARIEAVVAGLGPAFDLVRDFARPVAGAVTSAVLGIALDDGFLDRLAATTANLDVFGGTDRAGQAAAFRLAVQLGRAPAGPGGLTALRDAHAAGRLDEDELAFTPVVLAHAAYENSLNFLACAGLALATSGPKSVRELVAAICPARYVLRFGAGGPVAISLADGLPFGLGRHACPGSAVALAEGEAALGALAKLLTAGCEVTDVVWKTHPVFHGLASAHVVVSGKQG, from the coding sequence ATGGACCAGTTCGAAGAGCACGGGATCGGCGTCGTCACCGGACGCGACGCGAGCGCGCGGGCACTGCGCTCACCGGACCTCACGTCGGATCCGGGTGGCGGCTCGCCCAGCGTGCTGCTGCGCGACGGCGAGGACCACACCCGGCTGCGCGGGGTGCTGCGGGAGATCATCGCCGGGCTGGAGCCGCTGCCGGCGCCGGTGCTCGCCCGGATCGAGGCCGTGGTGGCCGGGCTGGGCCCGGCGTTCGACCTGGTGCGCGACTTCGCGCGGCCGGTCGCGGGCGCGGTGACGTCGGCGGTGCTGGGCATCGCTCTCGACGACGGCTTCCTGGACCGGCTGGCGGCGACGACGGCGAACCTCGACGTCTTCGGCGGCACGGACCGGGCCGGGCAGGCGGCCGCGTTCCGGCTCGCGGTGCAGCTCGGCCGCGCCCCGGCCGGGCCCGGCGGGCTGACGGCGCTGCGGGACGCGCACGCGGCCGGGCGGCTGGACGAGGACGAGCTGGCGTTCACCCCGGTCGTGCTCGCGCACGCCGCCTACGAGAACTCGCTCAACTTCCTGGCCTGCGCCGGGCTGGCGCTGGCCACTTCGGGACCCAAGTCCGTGCGCGAGCTGGTGGCGGCGATCTGCCCGGCCCGGTACGTCCTGCGCTTCGGCGCCGGCGGCCCGGTCGCGATCTCGCTGGCCGACGGCCTGCCGTTCGGGCTCGGGCGCCACGCGTGCCCGGGTTCGGCCGTCGCGCTGGCCGAGGGCGAGGCCGCGCTGGGAGCGCTGGCGAAGCTGCTCACCGCCGGCTGCGAAGTCACCGACGTGGTCTGGAAGACCCACCCGGTGTTCCACGGCCTGGCCTCGGCGCACGTGGTCGTGAGTGGGAAACAGGGTTAG
- a CDS encoding WXG100 family type VII secretion target gives MTVGFQGTPAQFTEAEGRVTEVRASMDANLSTLRDRIEATRAGWQGEAQKAFDHVMQRFDEDARGMNQALQKIAELLKEAGSKYERSEQQQQEIMQAVNRGFDRLG, from the coding sequence ATGACTGTCGGATTCCAGGGAACACCGGCTCAGTTCACCGAGGCCGAAGGCCGCGTCACCGAGGTGCGCGCCAGCATGGACGCCAACCTCTCGACGCTGCGCGACCGCATCGAGGCCACCCGCGCCGGCTGGCAGGGCGAGGCGCAGAAGGCGTTCGACCACGTCATGCAGCGCTTCGACGAGGACGCCCGCGGCATGAACCAGGCCCTGCAGAAGATCGCGGAGCTGCTCAAGGAAGCCGGCTCGAAATACGAGCGCTCCGAGCAGCAGCAGCAGGAGATCATGCAGGCCGTCAACCGCGGCTTCGACCGGCTCGGCTGA
- a CDS encoding type VII secretion-associated protein: MTVRVAVDFGTSSTCVVASVNGREPQVVVIDGQPLMSSAVFAAADGTLFVGQEAERQAAVDPSRYEPNPKRRIDEGELLLGDSVLRVTDVVHAVLGRAVAEARRLAGDAEIDLLVLTHPADWGAIRTRLLRQAAGGLAREVALVPEPVAAAVYHAATFAPQDVTNDRTVEFSGRPGDALAVLDLGGGTVDVSVVRRLPPETARDRAGRPQRGGFQVLATRGDPGFGGADIDQALLEHVGSLVAAADPDAWRQLVEGRELVDRRRRRVLRQDVRGAKETLSRHAYTDVPMPPPFADAHVTREDLERLIAAPLGRAVELTVAAIGDAGLRPKQLTAIFLVGGSSRIPMISRLVHERTGVVPTSLDQPETVVARGALRAVLVDPDRTGALPGETMARLGAVPGGAHSPAAQRTEVVRPGDVAPRQAPVPPRTPPAPGGFPNRQGPPPSPPHGQPAARPWTPPAGQPAQPGPPPVRSTPEPAGKSKRKLWGVVGIAVVVVAALVVAGIFVFKSSGNDAATGRTLSQYDFKFVSPGDWVQTDDRVADRQVVIHPQESRDGNDLLVAQEYVMDYDATADPQKLVDELKRSADADTERWSAFTPNLTYAGRTVIGYHESKPDRPDLQVDWYVVAKGKVRVHIGCQYATAQLRDRVAVACTQAVSTVEILN, translated from the coding sequence GTGACGGTCCGGGTTGCGGTGGACTTCGGGACATCGAGCACCTGCGTCGTCGCCTCGGTGAACGGGCGCGAGCCGCAGGTCGTGGTGATCGACGGCCAGCCGCTGATGTCGTCGGCGGTGTTCGCGGCCGCGGACGGCACCCTGTTCGTCGGCCAGGAGGCCGAGCGGCAGGCGGCCGTCGACCCGTCGCGGTACGAGCCCAACCCGAAGCGGCGGATCGACGAAGGCGAGCTGCTCCTCGGGGATAGCGTCCTGCGGGTGACCGACGTCGTGCACGCCGTCCTGGGTCGCGCGGTGGCCGAGGCGCGCCGCCTCGCCGGGGACGCCGAGATCGACCTGCTGGTGCTGACCCACCCCGCGGACTGGGGCGCGATCCGCACCCGGCTGCTGCGGCAGGCGGCGGGCGGGCTGGCGCGCGAGGTCGCGCTGGTGCCCGAGCCGGTCGCGGCGGCGGTCTACCACGCGGCGACGTTCGCACCGCAGGACGTCACGAACGATCGCACCGTCGAGTTCAGCGGCCGCCCCGGCGACGCGCTCGCGGTGCTGGACCTCGGCGGCGGCACGGTCGACGTCAGCGTGGTCCGGCGGCTGCCGCCGGAGACCGCGCGGGACCGCGCCGGCCGGCCGCAGCGCGGCGGGTTCCAGGTCCTCGCCACCCGGGGCGACCCCGGGTTCGGCGGCGCGGACATCGACCAGGCGCTGCTGGAGCACGTCGGCTCGCTGGTGGCCGCCGCGGACCCGGACGCGTGGCGCCAGCTCGTCGAGGGACGCGAGCTGGTCGACCGGCGCCGCCGGCGCGTGCTGCGCCAGGACGTCCGGGGTGCGAAGGAGACGCTTTCGCGGCACGCCTACACGGACGTGCCGATGCCGCCGCCGTTCGCCGACGCCCACGTCACCCGCGAGGACCTGGAGCGGCTGATCGCCGCGCCGCTGGGCCGCGCGGTGGAGCTGACCGTCGCGGCCATCGGCGACGCGGGGTTGCGGCCGAAGCAGCTCACGGCGATCTTCCTGGTCGGCGGGTCCAGCCGGATCCCGATGATCTCGCGGCTGGTGCACGAGCGCACCGGCGTCGTGCCGACGAGCCTCGACCAGCCCGAAACGGTCGTGGCGCGCGGTGCGCTGCGGGCGGTGCTGGTGGACCCGGACCGCACCGGCGCCCTCCCCGGCGAAACGATGGCGCGGCTCGGCGCGGTGCCGGGCGGCGCCCACAGCCCGGCGGCGCAGCGCACGGAGGTCGTCCGGCCCGGCGACGTCGCCCCGCGCCAGGCACCGGTCCCGCCGCGCACGCCGCCCGCGCCGGGCGGGTTCCCGAACCGCCAGGGGCCGCCGCCGTCGCCGCCTCACGGGCAGCCCGCGGCCCGCCCGTGGACCCCGCCCGCCGGGCAGCCCGCCCAGCCGGGCCCGCCGCCGGTGCGGTCCACGCCGGAACCGGCGGGGAAGAGCAAGCGGAAGCTGTGGGGCGTCGTCGGGATCGCGGTGGTCGTCGTGGCCGCGCTCGTCGTCGCCGGCATCTTCGTTTTCAAGAGCTCCGGGAACGACGCCGCGACCGGCCGCACGCTTTCGCAGTACGACTTCAAGTTCGTTTCGCCGGGGGACTGGGTCCAGACCGACGACCGGGTCGCCGACCGGCAGGTGGTGATCCACCCGCAGGAGTCCCGCGACGGCAACGACCTGCTCGTCGCGCAGGAATACGTGATGGACTACGACGCGACCGCCGATCCGCAGAAGCTGGTCGACGAGCTCAAGCGCAGCGCGGACGCCGACACCGAGCGCTGGAGCGCGTTCACGCCGAACCTGACCTACGCCGGCCGGACCGTGATCGGTTACCACGAAAGCAAACCGGACCGGCCGGATCTCCAGGTCGACTGGTACGTCGTGGCGAAGGGCAAGGTGCGGGTGCACATCGGCTGCCAGTACGCCACGGCCCAGCTGCGGGACCGGGTGGCCGTCGCGTGCACGCAAGCCGTGTCCACGGTCGAAATCCTCAACTGA
- the rplM gene encoding 50S ribosomal protein L13, with the protein MPTYSPKPGDVTRAWHVIDAEDVVLGRLATEVATLLRGKHKPTYAPHVDTGDFVIIVNAEKVALTGNKREQKFAYRHSGYPGGLRKRSFGELLDTKPEHLVEKVVKGMLPKNKLGRAQAKKLKVYAGPQHPHTAQQPQVREITKIAQVAQ; encoded by the coding sequence TTGCCCACGTACAGCCCCAAGCCCGGCGACGTCACTCGTGCCTGGCACGTGATCGACGCCGAGGATGTCGTGCTCGGCCGGCTCGCGACCGAGGTCGCCACGCTGCTGCGCGGTAAGCACAAGCCGACCTACGCCCCGCACGTGGACACCGGTGACTTCGTCATCATCGTCAACGCCGAGAAGGTCGCGCTCACCGGAAACAAGCGCGAGCAGAAGTTCGCGTACCGGCACAGCGGTTACCCGGGCGGTCTGCGGAAGCGCTCGTTCGGCGAGCTGCTGGACACCAAGCCCGAGCACCTTGTCGAAAAGGTCGTCAAGGGCATGCTGCCGAAGAACAAGCTCGGCCGCGCCCAGGCGAAGAAGCTCAAGGTGTACGCAGGCCCGCAGCACCCGCACACCGCGCAGCAGCCGCAGGTGCGCGAGATCACCAAGATCGCGCAGGTCGCGCAGTGA
- a CDS encoding DUF4333 domain-containing protein, which translates to MTQPPDQQQPQWWQPQPQPNQQAGQPAWQPEQQATGPHAGQWQQQNADPGTGSYTGQWNQGQQPGTSGSFSGPWQPGAPGSGPWQPPSQPTPQQPGTPGGGWPAQPAPGQPGQPGQQYGGGFQPTQYGGLGAFAAEPEKKPKSKKPALIAGAAVLVLVVGGGTAWLLGAFRGDVLEQQSLQDGVVKVLNENYGEPDVKDAQCPANEAARNGTTFDCTVTIGGQAKKVTVRVLNDRPEYEVGAPH; encoded by the coding sequence ATGACCCAGCCGCCGGACCAGCAGCAGCCGCAGTGGTGGCAACCGCAGCCACAGCCGAACCAGCAGGCCGGCCAGCCCGCCTGGCAGCCCGAGCAGCAGGCGACCGGCCCGCACGCCGGGCAGTGGCAGCAGCAGAACGCCGACCCGGGCACGGGGTCCTACACGGGCCAGTGGAACCAGGGGCAGCAGCCCGGCACGAGCGGGTCGTTCTCGGGGCCGTGGCAGCCCGGGGCGCCGGGCAGCGGCCCGTGGCAGCCGCCGTCCCAGCCGACGCCGCAGCAGCCGGGCACGCCCGGCGGTGGCTGGCCGGCGCAACCCGCGCCGGGGCAGCCGGGTCAGCCAGGGCAGCAGTACGGCGGCGGGTTCCAGCCGACGCAGTACGGCGGGCTCGGCGCGTTCGCCGCGGAGCCCGAGAAGAAGCCGAAGTCCAAGAAGCCGGCGCTGATCGCGGGCGCGGCCGTCCTGGTGCTCGTCGTCGGCGGCGGAACGGCGTGGCTGCTCGGCGCGTTCCGCGGGGACGTCCTCGAGCAACAGTCCCTTCAGGACGGTGTGGTCAAGGTCCTCAACGAGAACTACGGCGAGCCGGACGTGAAGGACGCGCAGTGCCCGGCGAACGAAGCCGCCCGGAACGGGACGACCTTCGACTGCACCGTCACGATCGGCGGGCAGGCGAAGAAGGTGACCGTGCGGGTGCTCAACGACCGGCCGGAGTACGAGGTCGGCGCCCCGCACTGA
- the eccCa gene encoding type VII secretion protein EccCa — MSTLQFKKSPRLAAPRPPGGEVHLEPPPEVPRVIPGNIVMKALPVVMIVASLGMMVFMFQASNRNPMMMAMGGMMVVGTLGMMAGGGGKGGGAKRAEMDEDRKDYLRYLGQMRDRAREAMVDQRAALEWVHPDPQSLWSLAASRRMWERRQNDQDFLHLRVGRSSHRLATRLVPPQTGPVDELEPIATLALRRFVRAHSIVPDLPTQITLRGFAAVSMQGDRALTRGLTRAMLAQMVTFHSPDDVLVAVATAGRAKEEWEWAKWLPHAQHPTLSDGIGQLRMMAGSLAQIENWLDEELRDRQRFSRNATPAPDQPHVVIIIDDAEVTREEQIVLEEGLVGVTLIDLSDSLGNLAARRGLRLVVEADRLGARSAGGVEWFGRPDTLSLVETESLARLISPYRVGGAAGQDVGDEEPLLSNPSLLELLGIPGDPMTFDVQQAWRPRPIRDRYRVPFGVGEYGQPVELDIKEAAAEGMGPHGLCIGATGSGKSEFLRTLVLGLLATHSSSTLNFVLVDFKGGATFMGLDKAPHVSAVITNLADEVTLVDRMKDALAGEMNRRQEALKNGGNFKNVWEYEKARENGADLDPLPALFIVCDEFSELLSAKPDFIDLFVAIGRLGRSLQMHMLLASQRLEEGKLRGLDSHLSYRIGLKTFSAAESRAAIGVPDAFELPSVPGGGYLKYDTSTLVRFKASYVSGPYRPAGLKAAGPAATVVRADKRPQLFVPDFVELPKEPEPQFIEEAPKEEQRQSEEAVEPSELDVIVSRLVGQGPPAHEVWLPPLKDPNSLDTLLPNLNPTDDRGLSPVGFFGNGRLQVPLGIIDRPYEQRRDPLWADFSGASGHGVIVGGPQSGKSTMLRTLIMSMALTHTPEEAQFYCLDLGGGTLTGLADLPHVGGVAVARREPDKARRIVAELTTLLTEREGRFGAMGIDSMTEFRNRKRRGEIRPDQDPFGDAFLVVDNWRALRDDFEELETTITRLATQGLSYGVHVIVAANRWADIRPAIKDMLGTRFELRLGDPTESDIDRRVAVNIPAGRPGRGLTREKLHMLGGLPRIDGSSDPETIAAGVADAVAKIKGAWRGRVAPQVRLLPEMITYEEVLKLDSARDSKLVPIGVNEEDLQPIYLDFNAEPHFYAFADGESGKTNLLRQIARGISERYTSQEALILLVDYRRTMLGFVQGDALLGYAVSANQLESMVGDVFNSMTRRLPGPDVTQEQLKTRSWWKGPELFILVDDYDLVATSTTNPLRKISDFLPQAKDVGLHLVVVRRTGGASKAMYDPIIGKLKEIAAPGMVMNGSRDEGALVGNIKPSAMPPGRGNLLTRKNGKQLIQVSWIQPD, encoded by the coding sequence ATGAGCACGCTGCAGTTCAAGAAGTCGCCGCGGCTGGCGGCACCGCGCCCACCGGGCGGTGAGGTGCACCTCGAGCCGCCGCCCGAGGTGCCCCGGGTCATCCCCGGGAACATCGTGATGAAGGCGCTTCCGGTCGTCATGATCGTCGCGTCGCTCGGGATGATGGTCTTCATGTTCCAGGCCAGCAACCGGAACCCGATGATGATGGCCATGGGCGGCATGATGGTCGTCGGGACGCTCGGGATGATGGCCGGCGGCGGTGGCAAGGGCGGCGGCGCCAAGCGCGCCGAGATGGACGAAGACCGCAAGGACTACCTCCGCTACCTGGGCCAGATGCGCGACCGCGCCCGTGAGGCGATGGTCGACCAGCGCGCCGCGCTCGAGTGGGTGCACCCCGACCCGCAGTCGCTGTGGTCGCTGGCCGCGAGCCGCCGGATGTGGGAGCGCCGCCAGAACGACCAGGACTTCCTGCACCTGCGCGTCGGGCGCAGCTCGCACCGCCTCGCGACGCGGCTGGTCCCGCCGCAGACCGGGCCGGTCGACGAGCTGGAGCCGATCGCCACCCTCGCGCTGCGCCGGTTCGTGCGCGCGCACTCGATCGTGCCGGACCTGCCGACCCAGATCACCCTCCGCGGGTTCGCCGCGGTGAGCATGCAGGGCGACCGGGCGCTGACCCGCGGCCTCACCCGCGCGATGCTCGCGCAGATGGTCACCTTCCACAGCCCCGACGACGTGCTGGTCGCGGTCGCCACCGCGGGCCGCGCGAAGGAGGAGTGGGAGTGGGCGAAGTGGCTGCCGCACGCCCAGCACCCCACGCTGTCGGACGGCATCGGCCAGCTCCGCATGATGGCCGGTTCGCTGGCCCAGATCGAAAACTGGCTCGACGAAGAACTCCGTGACCGCCAGCGGTTCTCCCGCAACGCCACGCCGGCGCCGGACCAGCCGCACGTCGTCATCATCATCGACGACGCCGAGGTCACCCGCGAAGAGCAGATCGTCCTCGAGGAGGGCCTGGTCGGCGTCACGCTGATCGACCTGTCCGACTCGCTGGGCAACCTCGCCGCCCGCCGCGGCCTCCGGCTCGTCGTGGAGGCCGACCGGCTCGGCGCCCGCAGCGCCGGCGGTGTCGAGTGGTTCGGCCGCCCCGACACGTTGAGCCTGGTGGAGACCGAGTCGCTGGCCCGGCTCATCTCGCCGTACCGCGTCGGCGGGGCGGCGGGCCAGGACGTCGGCGACGAAGAGCCGCTGCTGTCCAACCCGTCGCTGCTCGAACTGCTCGGCATCCCGGGCGACCCGATGACCTTCGACGTCCAGCAGGCGTGGCGGCCGCGGCCGATCCGCGACCGCTACCGCGTCCCGTTCGGCGTCGGCGAGTACGGCCAGCCGGTCGAGCTGGACATCAAGGAAGCCGCCGCCGAGGGCATGGGCCCGCACGGCCTGTGCATCGGCGCCACCGGTTCCGGCAAGTCCGAGTTCCTCCGCACCCTGGTGCTGGGCCTGCTGGCCACGCACTCGTCGAGCACGCTCAACTTCGTCCTCGTCGACTTCAAGGGTGGCGCGACGTTCATGGGCCTGGACAAGGCCCCGCACGTCTCCGCGGTCATCACCAACCTCGCGGACGAGGTCACGCTGGTCGACCGCATGAAGGACGCGCTGGCCGGCGAGATGAACCGGCGCCAGGAAGCGCTGAAGAACGGCGGCAACTTCAAGAACGTCTGGGAGTACGAGAAGGCCCGCGAGAACGGCGCGGACCTCGACCCGCTGCCCGCGCTCTTCATCGTCTGCGACGAGTTCTCCGAGCTGCTGTCGGCGAAGCCGGACTTCATCGACCTGTTCGTCGCCATCGGCCGGCTGGGCCGGTCGCTGCAGATGCACATGCTGCTCGCCTCGCAGCGCCTCGAGGAAGGCAAGCTGCGCGGCCTCGACTCGCACCTGTCGTACCGGATCGGCCTCAAGACGTTCTCGGCGGCGGAGTCCCGCGCCGCGATCGGCGTGCCGGACGCGTTCGAGCTGCCGTCGGTCCCCGGTGGTGGCTACCTGAAGTACGACACCTCGACGCTGGTGCGGTTCAAGGCGTCCTACGTCTCGGGCCCGTACCGCCCCGCCGGTCTCAAGGCGGCCGGCCCGGCGGCGACCGTGGTCCGCGCGGACAAGCGGCCGCAGCTGTTCGTCCCGGACTTCGTCGAACTGCCGAAGGAGCCGGAGCCGCAGTTCATCGAGGAAGCCCCGAAGGAAGAGCAGCGGCAGTCCGAAGAGGCGGTCGAACCCAGCGAGCTGGACGTCATCGTCTCGCGGCTGGTCGGGCAGGGCCCGCCGGCGCACGAGGTGTGGCTGCCGCCGCTGAAGGACCCGAACTCGCTCGACACGCTGCTGCCGAACCTGAACCCGACCGACGACCGCGGCCTGTCCCCGGTCGGCTTCTTCGGCAACGGGCGGCTGCAGGTGCCGCTCGGCATCATCGACCGGCCGTACGAGCAGCGGCGCGACCCGCTGTGGGCGGACTTCTCCGGTGCGTCCGGCCACGGCGTGATCGTCGGCGGCCCGCAGTCGGGCAAGTCGACCATGCTGCGGACGCTGATCATGTCGATGGCGCTCACGCACACCCCCGAGGAAGCGCAGTTCTACTGCCTCGACCTCGGTGGTGGCACGCTGACCGGGCTGGCCGACCTGCCGCACGTCGGCGGGGTCGCGGTGGCGCGGCGCGAGCCGGACAAGGCCCGCCGGATCGTCGCCGAGCTGACCACCCTGCTCACCGAGCGGGAAGGCCGGTTCGGCGCGATGGGCATCGACTCGATGACCGAGTTCCGCAACCGGAAGCGCCGCGGCGAGATCCGGCCGGACCAGGACCCGTTCGGCGACGCCTTCCTCGTCGTCGACAACTGGCGGGCCCTGCGCGACGACTTCGAAGAGCTGGAAACGACGATCACCCGGCTGGCCACGCAGGGGCTGTCCTACGGCGTGCACGTCATCGTGGCCGCCAACCGGTGGGCGGACATCCGGCCGGCGATCAAGGACATGCTGGGCACCCGGTTCGAGCTGCGCCTCGGTGACCCGACCGAGTCGGACATCGACCGCCGCGTCGCGGTCAACATCCCGGCCGGGCGGCCGGGCCGCGGCCTGACCCGCGAGAAGCTGCACATGCTGGGCGGCCTCCCGCGGATCGACGGCTCCAGCGACCCGGAGACGATCGCGGCGGGCGTGGCCGACGCGGTGGCGAAGATCAAGGGCGCCTGGCGCGGCCGCGTCGCGCCGCAGGTCCGCCTGCTGCCGGAGATGATCACCTACGAAGAGGTGCTCAAGCTCGACAGCGCGCGGGACTCGAAGCTGGTCCCGATCGGCGTCAACGAGGAAGACCTGCAGCCGATCTACCTCGACTTCAACGCCGAGCCGCACTTCTACGCGTTCGCGGACGGCGAGTCGGGCAAGACGAACCTGCTGCGGCAGATCGCCCGGGGCATCTCGGAGCGGTACACGTCGCAGGAAGCGCTCATCCTGCTCGTCGACTACCGGCGCACGATGCTCGGCTTCGTCCAGGGCGACGCGCTGCTCGGGTACGCGGTGTCGGCGAACCAGCTGGAGAGCATGGTCGGCGACGTCTTCAACTCGATGACGCGGCGCCTGCCGGGCCCGGACGTCACCCAGGAGCAGCTGAAGACGCGGTCCTGGTGGAAGGGCCCGGAGCTGTTCATCCTGGTCGACGACTACGACCTGGTGGCCACGTCGACGACCAACCCGCTGCGGAAGATCTCCGACTTCCTGCCCCAGGCGAAGGACGTCGGCCTGCACCTGGTGGTCGTGCGGCGCACCGGTGGTGCGAGCAAGGCGATGTACGACCCGATCATCGGCAAGCTCAAGGAGATCGCGGCGCCGGGCATGGTGATGAACGGTTCCCGCGACGAGGGCGCGCTGGTCGGCAACATCAAGCCGAGCGCGATGCCGCCGGGCCGGGGCAACCTGCTCACCCGGAAGAACGGCAAGCAGCTCATCCAGGTGTCGTGGATCCAGCCCGACTGA